Proteins encoded within one genomic window of Natator depressus isolate rNatDep1 chromosome 1, rNatDep2.hap1, whole genome shotgun sequence:
- the IGSF11 gene encoding immunoglobulin superfamily member 11, with translation MPAEPVSLPGMTPRGSGGWGLWVGPLAALLALRGLVSPLEVSVSSGSIQVARGQTAILPCTFTTSAALTNLNVIWMVIPLSNANQPEQVILYQGGQIFGGAPQFHGRVGFAGTMPTTSASIFINNTQLSDTGTYQCLVNNLPDRGGRNIGVIGLTVLVPPSAPLCRIQGSLDVGSDITLTCNSEEGIPRPTYLWEKLDNAPRLPPTATQDQVQGTVTLRNISTVSSGLYQCVASNAIGTSTCLLDLQVIAPHPRSVGLIAGAVATGAVVLIVCIVLVAVALVYWKNKHKEEEEEEIPNEIREDDLPPKCSSAMKAFHGDASSSENDTLTSSNTYNSRYWNDPKANHATNSFTRFSNNNDVRQPFSRSGSTNTRPVYANGGHPSPAPPKTLVVTASTAPSPQEVARSNGSVSRKPRPQHTRSYAVSQATLERIGAVPVMVPAQSRAGSLV, from the exons GTCTGGTGAGCCCCCTGGAGGTGTCAGTGAGCTCAGGAAGTATCCAGGTTGCTCGGGGACAGACAGCAATCCTGCCCTGTACCTTCACCACTAGCGCTGCCCTCACTAATCTTAATGTCATCTGGATGGTCATCCCCCTCTCCAACGCCAACCAGCCGGAACAG GTTATTCTCTACCAAGGGGGGCAGATCTTTGGTGGTGCACCCCAGTTCCATGGGCGAGTGGGGTTTGCAGGGACAATGCCAACCACCAGTGCCTCCATCTTCATCAACAACACCCAGCTTTCGGACACTGGCACGTACCAGTGTTTGGTCAACAACCTTCCAGACCGAGGTGGCAGGAACATTGGAGTCATTGGACTCACCGTCTTGG TTCCTCCTTCCGCTCCGCTCTGCAGAATTCAGGGGTCCCTGGATGTTGGCAGTGATATCACCCTGACCTGCAACTCAGAAGAAGGCATCCCTCGGCCGACATACCTCTGGGAGAAGTTGGACAATGCCCCCAGGCTACCCCCGACTGCCACGCAAG ACCAAGTCCAGGGCACGGTCACCCTCCGGAATATCAGCACTGTGTCGTCAGGTCTTTACCAGTGCGTGGCTTCTAATGCCATTGGAACCAGCACCTGCCTTCTGGACCTGCAAGTCATTGCAC CTCATCCCCGGAGTGTTGGCCTGATTGCTGGAGCCGTTGCCACGGGTGCAGTTGTGCTCATTGTTTGCATTGTCTTGGTGGCTGTGGCACTGGTTTACTGGAAGAACAAAcacaaggaggaagaagaggaggagattCCCAATGAGATAAG GGAGGACGACCTGCCACCCAAATGCTCTTCGGCCATGAAAGCGTTCCATGGTGATGCATCATCCTCAGAGAATGACACCCTTACCTCCTCCAACACCTACAACAGCCGCTACTGGAATGACCCCAAAGCCAATCATGCCACCAACTCCTTCACCCGCTTCAGCAATAACAACGACGTGCGCCAGCCCTTCTCCCGCTCTGGGAGCACCAACACCCGCCCTGTCTATGCCAATGGAGGCCACCCGTCCCCAGCTCCACCCAAGACGCTGGTGGTGACAGCCAGCACGGCACCTTCCCCACAGGAGGTAGCCAGGAGCAATGGCTCAGTCAGCCGCAAGCCAAGGCCTCAGCACACACGCTCCTATGCCGTGAGCCAGGCGACGTTGGAGCGGATAGGGGCTGTGCCTGTCATGGTGCCAGCCCAGAGCCGGGCGGGCTCCCTGGTGTAG